In a single window of the Arthrobacter sp. StoSoilA2 genome:
- a CDS encoding dihydrodipicolinate synthase family protein has product MTSLILPTNDGGTREYRLQPATAWVKPSAPLTARRAYAAAHVIPEVAADNTPGAPAQLDWDATLAYRHELWSYGLGVADAMDTAQRGMGLDWAATQQLIKRTGAEAASVVAAGNAATAGKSVRDLVSCGAGTDQLDISALPEGAAGIQAVIDAYREQIAVVSEAGPKVILMASRALAKVASGADDYLHVYSTLLQEVDQPVILHWLGTMFDPALAGYWGSDDVSVATETFVSLIREHADKVDGVKVSLLDASHEVALRANLPEGVRLYTGDDFNYPELIDGDQRHHSDALLGIFAAIYPAASVALQKYDAGQGAEGRAILDSTRELGKHIFSAPTFYYKTGIAFMSWLNGKQPGFQMVGGLHSGRSVLHLAKTFELADQAGLLKDPSLAAFRMSDYLRINGVGA; this is encoded by the coding sequence ATGACGTCACTCATTCTTCCCACCAACGACGGCGGCACCCGCGAGTACCGCCTCCAGCCCGCCACTGCGTGGGTCAAGCCGAGCGCCCCGCTGACGGCCCGCCGCGCGTACGCCGCAGCCCACGTCATCCCTGAGGTCGCTGCTGACAACACCCCCGGCGCTCCGGCGCAGCTTGATTGGGATGCCACGCTGGCATACCGCCATGAGCTTTGGTCCTACGGACTTGGGGTGGCTGATGCCATGGATACCGCGCAGCGCGGCATGGGCCTGGACTGGGCAGCTACCCAGCAGCTCATCAAGCGCACCGGTGCCGAGGCAGCTTCCGTTGTGGCAGCGGGCAACGCAGCAACGGCCGGCAAGTCCGTCCGGGACCTTGTCTCCTGCGGCGCAGGTACGGACCAGTTGGATATCAGTGCACTCCCTGAAGGCGCGGCCGGCATCCAGGCCGTCATCGATGCCTACCGCGAGCAGATCGCCGTCGTCAGCGAAGCAGGCCCCAAGGTTATCCTCATGGCCTCCCGCGCATTGGCCAAGGTGGCCAGCGGCGCCGACGACTACCTGCACGTCTACTCGACGCTCCTGCAGGAAGTTGACCAACCGGTCATCCTGCACTGGCTGGGCACCATGTTCGATCCCGCGCTGGCCGGATACTGGGGCTCGGATGATGTTTCCGTGGCCACTGAAACGTTCGTCAGCCTGATCCGCGAGCATGCGGACAAGGTGGATGGCGTGAAAGTCTCGCTTCTGGACGCTTCCCATGAGGTCGCCCTCCGCGCCAACCTTCCGGAAGGAGTCCGTCTCTACACGGGCGACGACTTCAACTATCCGGAGCTGATCGACGGCGACCAGAGGCACCACTCCGATGCCTTGCTGGGCATCTTCGCTGCCATCTACCCCGCTGCTTCGGTTGCCTTGCAGAAGTACGACGCCGGCCAAGGTGCAGAAGGTCGGGCCATCCTGGACTCTACGCGTGAGCTCGGAAAGCACATCTTCAGCGCACCGACGTTCTACTACAAGACGGGCATCGCGTTCATGTCCTGGCTCAACGGCAAGCAGCCCGGGTTCCAGATGGTTGGAGGACTGCACTCGGGACGATCTGTGCTGCACCTGGCCAAGACCTTCGAACTTGCCGATCAGGCCGGCTTGTTGAAGGACCCGTCACTGGCAGCATTCCGGATGTCCGATTATCTGAGGATTAACGGAGTGGGCGCATGA
- a CDS encoding sugar phosphate isomerase/epimerase family protein: MSDFSRLSLNSATTKKWTLAEAVDGCARAGIPAIGPWRDRVAEAGLDKAAKLIKDAGLRVSSLCRGGFLTAADAEGQAAALADNFEAVREAVALDTQELFLVVGGLAPGEKDVVAARQRVADRLEELVPFASENGVRLVLEPLHPMYAADRALISTLGQALDLAAPYDARTVGVAVDTFHVWWDPELKAQIERAGREKRIASYQVCDFNLPIASDALLSRGMMGDGVIDFATIGTWVRDAGYTGDIEVEIFNQEIWDADGDTVLETMKQRYAELVLPYA; encoded by the coding sequence ATGAGCGATTTTTCCAGACTCTCGCTGAACAGCGCAACTACCAAGAAGTGGACTCTTGCCGAAGCCGTTGACGGTTGTGCACGCGCCGGCATTCCCGCGATCGGACCGTGGCGTGACCGTGTTGCCGAGGCTGGGCTGGATAAAGCAGCGAAGCTCATCAAGGACGCCGGGCTCCGGGTTTCGTCCCTGTGCCGGGGAGGCTTCCTCACGGCGGCTGATGCTGAAGGTCAGGCTGCGGCGCTGGCCGACAATTTCGAAGCCGTCCGCGAAGCAGTCGCGCTGGACACCCAGGAGCTGTTCCTGGTGGTTGGCGGGCTTGCTCCAGGCGAGAAGGACGTGGTTGCTGCCCGCCAGCGCGTTGCCGACCGCCTCGAAGAATTGGTCCCGTTCGCTTCGGAGAACGGCGTACGGCTGGTGCTGGAGCCCCTGCATCCGATGTATGCCGCCGACCGCGCGCTCATCTCCACCCTTGGCCAGGCCCTGGATCTCGCCGCGCCGTACGACGCCAGGACTGTGGGCGTCGCCGTCGATACGTTCCACGTCTGGTGGGATCCGGAACTTAAGGCGCAGATCGAACGTGCCGGGCGCGAAAAGCGCATTGCCTCCTACCAGGTATGTGATTTCAACCTGCCGATCGCTTCAGACGCGCTGCTATCCCGCGGCATGATGGGCGACGGCGTCATTGACTTCGCGACGATCGGCACCTGGGTCCGCGACGCCGGATACACGGGCGACATTGAGGTTGAGATCTTCAACCAGGAGATCTGGGACGCCGATGGCGACACGGTCCTGGAAACCATGAAGCAGCGTTACGCGGAGCTTGTCCTCCCGTACGCCTAA
- a CDS encoding YihY/virulence factor BrkB family protein: MSTQNSAHTSTAKAGSAPAPEDERKPDSLNDLVKPTWMYIAKRTLREFNKDQCPDAAAGLTYYAVLSLFPALLALVSLIGIFGDAGKTTNALLDIVQQFAPGPGVDAMRQPIEELTRSNAAGFALALGILAALWSASGYTTAFSRAMNRVYEVDEGRGFIKLRGTMLAVTVVALVGAALAAAMLVLSGPVAEAIGKAIGMSDTILTVWNIAKWPVLIVLVVIVIAVLYYYTPNVKQPKFRWMSPGSLIALIIFALASLGFGFYVANFSNYNKTYGTLAGVIIMLLWLWILNMSLLFGAEFDAEMERGRQLQGGIEAEESIQLPPKDTKRSDKQQKQEDEVIRRGQELRENYEDETRANEARERNADAKDKK, from the coding sequence ATGAGTACTCAAAATTCAGCACACACCAGCACGGCGAAGGCGGGCAGTGCTCCCGCCCCTGAAGACGAGCGCAAGCCGGATAGTCTCAACGACCTGGTGAAGCCCACTTGGATGTATATAGCCAAGAGGACGCTGCGGGAGTTCAACAAGGATCAGTGTCCCGATGCCGCTGCCGGCCTCACCTACTATGCAGTGCTCTCCCTTTTCCCCGCGCTTTTGGCGTTGGTTTCCCTCATCGGGATCTTTGGCGACGCCGGGAAAACCACCAACGCGTTGCTGGACATCGTGCAGCAGTTCGCTCCAGGGCCCGGTGTTGATGCCATGCGGCAGCCCATTGAGGAACTGACGCGCTCCAACGCGGCGGGCTTTGCACTGGCCCTGGGCATCCTGGCGGCGTTGTGGTCGGCCTCCGGGTACACCACGGCCTTCAGCAGGGCGATGAACCGCGTGTACGAAGTGGATGAAGGCCGCGGCTTCATCAAACTGCGCGGGACGATGCTCGCCGTGACCGTCGTCGCGCTTGTGGGCGCGGCACTGGCCGCCGCGATGCTCGTCCTGAGCGGACCAGTGGCGGAGGCTATAGGTAAGGCAATCGGAATGTCCGACACGATCCTCACGGTGTGGAATATCGCCAAGTGGCCTGTCCTGATCGTGCTGGTGGTCATCGTCATTGCGGTGCTCTACTACTACACCCCCAACGTCAAGCAGCCCAAGTTCCGTTGGATGAGCCCGGGATCCCTCATTGCCCTGATTATTTTTGCCCTGGCATCGCTCGGTTTTGGCTTCTACGTTGCGAATTTCAGCAATTACAACAAGACCTACGGAACGCTGGCAGGCGTCATCATCATGCTGCTCTGGCTGTGGATCCTGAACATGTCGCTGCTTTTCGGCGCGGAATTTGACGCCGAAATGGAACGCGGGCGGCAATTGCAGGGAGGTATTGAAGCTGAAGAAAGCATCCAACTCCCGCCGAAGGATACCAAGCGCAGCGATAAGCAGCAGAAGCAGGAAGACGAAGTTATCCGCCGCGGGCAGGAACTTCGTGAGAACTACGAAGACGAAACACGCGCCAACGAAGCCCGGGAACGAAACGCAGATGCCAAAGACAAGAAGTGA
- a CDS encoding ROK family transcriptional regulator — MNEQAAPGRVGDVRRRNLSLVLDSIARNGDAKPSRAQVAAGTGLTKAAVSSLVADLVESGLVSEVGLYRDGERGRPGQGLELSSRRGVVGMEINVDYLAVGLVDLGGNLRFSSTVESRNRGLKPGAVMDELGVLAGQAKAAAASAGITILGGGLAVPGLVDEQHDIVLSAPNLHWEHEQLNPRALLEDAPLGVRLSNEANSAALGELWYGEGPSDFLYVSGEVGVGGGVIIGSELYTGPGGSAGELGHIVVHPEGPSCSCGGAGCLETFAGQEAIFEAARIPEGSLGRRTELLLAALAADEPHAKRAVRDAGRYLGIALASSARLMDVEAVVLGGHFAVLADWLKPAVLSSLERYAPGLLKPESLTVSRLEHSGTLLGAAGQVIRAVIESPSEFLLGKPA; from the coding sequence GTGAATGAGCAAGCGGCCCCGGGGCGCGTTGGTGACGTCCGCCGTCGTAATCTTTCGCTTGTCCTGGATTCGATCGCCCGCAACGGCGACGCCAAGCCCAGTCGCGCCCAGGTGGCGGCTGGAACGGGGCTGACCAAGGCAGCGGTGTCGAGTTTGGTCGCCGATCTCGTGGAGTCAGGCCTCGTCTCCGAGGTGGGCCTGTATCGCGATGGGGAGCGGGGGCGGCCAGGCCAGGGCCTTGAGCTCAGCTCCCGCCGGGGCGTTGTCGGAATGGAAATCAACGTCGACTATCTGGCCGTGGGCTTGGTGGACCTCGGCGGGAACCTGCGATTCAGTTCCACGGTGGAGTCCCGCAACCGCGGGCTCAAGCCGGGTGCCGTCATGGACGAACTGGGCGTGCTGGCCGGTCAGGCGAAAGCCGCAGCCGCCTCTGCCGGCATCACGATCCTCGGTGGTGGTCTTGCGGTTCCCGGCCTGGTTGATGAGCAACACGACATCGTCCTGTCCGCTCCAAACCTACATTGGGAGCACGAGCAATTGAATCCGCGGGCGTTGCTGGAGGACGCGCCGCTCGGTGTCAGGCTGTCCAACGAGGCAAACAGTGCTGCGCTTGGTGAGCTTTGGTACGGCGAAGGCCCCTCGGACTTCCTCTACGTTTCCGGCGAAGTGGGCGTTGGCGGTGGGGTCATCATCGGTTCTGAGCTCTACACGGGACCTGGCGGTTCCGCCGGAGAACTGGGCCACATCGTGGTGCATCCCGAGGGGCCTTCATGTTCCTGTGGAGGGGCTGGCTGCTTGGAAACATTCGCCGGCCAGGAAGCCATTTTCGAAGCTGCCCGCATCCCGGAGGGGTCTCTTGGCAGGCGAACCGAACTTCTGCTCGCCGCCTTGGCCGCCGATGAGCCGCATGCCAAGCGTGCAGTTCGGGACGCCGGACGGTACCTGGGCATCGCGCTCGCCTCTTCTGCGCGTCTGATGGACGTCGAAGCCGTGGTGCTCGGGGGGCACTTTGCCGTCCTCGCCGATTGGTTGAAACCGGCAGTGCTGTCGAGTTTGGAAAGATACGCACCGGGGCTGCTGAAGCCGGAAAGCCTCACAGTTTCGCGTTTGGAGCACAGTGGGACGCTGCTGGGCGCGGCGGGTCAAGTGATCCGCGCTGTCATTGAATCGCCGTCCGAATTCCTGCTGGGCAAACCCGCGTAG
- the xylA gene encoding xylose isomerase: MTPQPTPQDRFTFGLWTVGWTGADPFGVATRAALDPVEAVHKLSELGAYGITFHDNDLVPFDASASERDLILKNFKGALAETGLKVPMVTTNLFSHPVFKDGGFTSNDRSVRRFALSKILRNIDLAAELGAETFVMWGGREGSEYDGSKDLSAALDRMKEGVDTAAGYIKEKGYGLRIALEPKPNEPRGDIFLPTVGHGLAFIAQLEHGDIVGLNPETGHEQMAGLNFTHGIAQALWAGKLFHIDLNGQRGIKYDQDLVFGHGDLTSAFFTVDLLENGFPNGGPKYDGPRHFDYKPSRTDGYDGVWESAKSNMSMYLLLKERALAFRADPEVQEALATSGVFELGEPTLNAGETTTDLLADAGAFETFDADKAAQRSFAFVRLNQLAIEHLLGAR, translated from the coding sequence ATGACCCCGCAGCCAACTCCCCAGGACCGCTTCACGTTTGGCCTTTGGACCGTGGGATGGACGGGCGCCGATCCCTTCGGCGTTGCAACCCGGGCAGCCCTGGACCCCGTTGAAGCCGTCCATAAGCTCAGTGAACTCGGCGCTTACGGCATCACTTTCCACGACAACGACCTCGTCCCCTTTGACGCCAGCGCCTCCGAGCGTGACCTCATCCTGAAGAACTTCAAGGGCGCATTGGCCGAAACGGGCCTCAAGGTTCCGATGGTTACCACCAACCTGTTCAGCCACCCCGTCTTCAAGGACGGCGGATTTACCTCAAACGACCGCTCCGTCCGACGCTTTGCCCTCAGCAAGATCCTGCGCAACATCGACCTCGCCGCTGAACTGGGCGCCGAGACGTTCGTGATGTGGGGAGGCCGCGAAGGCAGCGAATACGACGGCTCCAAGGATCTCTCCGCGGCGTTGGACCGTATGAAGGAAGGCGTGGACACCGCCGCCGGGTACATCAAGGAGAAGGGCTATGGTCTTCGGATTGCCCTGGAACCCAAGCCCAACGAGCCCCGCGGCGATATCTTCCTGCCGACTGTTGGCCACGGCCTTGCGTTCATCGCCCAGCTGGAACACGGCGACATTGTGGGCCTCAACCCCGAGACCGGCCACGAGCAAATGGCGGGCCTGAACTTCACCCACGGTATTGCCCAAGCCCTCTGGGCCGGCAAGCTCTTCCACATCGACCTCAACGGCCAGCGCGGGATCAAGTACGACCAAGACCTCGTCTTCGGCCATGGCGACCTCACCAGCGCCTTCTTTACGGTGGACCTCCTGGAGAATGGCTTCCCCAACGGCGGGCCCAAGTACGACGGTCCCCGCCACTTCGACTACAAGCCCTCCCGCACGGACGGCTACGACGGCGTATGGGAATCGGCCAAGTCCAACATGTCCATGTACCTGCTCCTGAAGGAACGCGCCCTCGCTTTCCGCGCAGATCCGGAGGTTCAGGAAGCGCTGGCCACGTCGGGCGTCTTCGAACTCGGCGAGCCCACATTGAACGCCGGCGAAACCACTACCGACCTCCTGGCTGACGCCGGCGCCTTCGAAACGTTCGACGCCGACAAGGCCGCCCAGCGCTCGTTCGCGTTCGTCCGCCTCAACCAGCTCGCCATCGAGCACCTTCTGGGCGCGCGCTAA
- the xylB gene encoding xylulokinase produces MPLVAGIDSSTQSCKVVIRDSDTGALVRQGRASHPEGTEVHPDHWWSALQEAISQAGGLDDVDAVSVGGQQHGMVCLDESGNVVRPALLWNDTRSALDAEELILEAGQGDAAAGASYWAASTGTVPVASLTATKLRWLARNEPENARRTSAVCLPHDWLSWRLAGHGPGTGPSSLELLRTDRSDASGTGYFSSRTGEYFPEVLKGTLGHVPVLPAVVGPLEASGKTPGGALIGPGAGDNAAAGLGVSAAVGDVVISIGTSGTVFAVSAVPSQDASGLVAGFADATGNYLPLACTLNATRIFDATAALLGVDLQEFGKLALSAAEGAGGLTLVPYFEGERTPNLPDATGSLHGLTVSNYTPANLARAAVEGVLCSLADGLAALQAQGVAASRIILVGGGAQSEAVQQVAAEVFRLPVFVPAPGEYVANGAARQAAGVLTGKLPDWPLEGIEVAASKTSGTPAFLTRYRHYAAKAALG; encoded by the coding sequence ATGCCTCTCGTAGCCGGGATCGACAGCTCCACCCAGTCCTGCAAGGTGGTCATCAGGGACTCAGACACAGGAGCCCTGGTGCGGCAGGGGCGCGCGTCACATCCTGAGGGCACCGAGGTCCATCCAGATCACTGGTGGAGTGCCCTCCAGGAAGCCATCAGCCAGGCAGGCGGCTTGGACGACGTCGATGCTGTCTCGGTCGGGGGCCAGCAGCACGGCATGGTCTGCCTGGATGAATCAGGAAACGTGGTTCGCCCGGCGCTGCTGTGGAATGACACCCGGTCCGCGCTGGACGCCGAAGAGTTGATCCTTGAAGCCGGCCAAGGCGATGCCGCGGCCGGAGCTTCGTATTGGGCAGCCAGCACGGGGACGGTGCCCGTGGCATCCCTGACGGCCACCAAACTTCGGTGGTTGGCTCGAAACGAACCGGAAAATGCCCGGCGCACTTCTGCCGTTTGCCTTCCGCATGACTGGTTGTCGTGGCGTTTGGCCGGTCATGGGCCTGGCACAGGACCGTCCTCTTTGGAGCTGCTCCGCACAGATCGCTCCGATGCTTCCGGCACGGGGTACTTCTCGTCCAGAACGGGCGAATACTTCCCCGAAGTCCTCAAAGGCACCCTCGGCCATGTCCCGGTGCTGCCGGCCGTCGTCGGGCCTTTGGAAGCATCCGGCAAGACGCCGGGCGGTGCCCTGATCGGACCCGGTGCAGGCGATAACGCCGCAGCAGGGCTGGGCGTCAGCGCCGCAGTGGGAGATGTTGTTATTTCGATCGGCACATCAGGGACCGTGTTCGCTGTGTCGGCGGTCCCGTCCCAGGATGCGAGCGGGCTGGTGGCAGGGTTCGCCGACGCCACAGGGAACTACCTGCCTCTTGCCTGTACGCTCAACGCCACCCGGATCTTCGATGCCACCGCTGCGTTGCTTGGCGTGGACTTACAGGAATTTGGCAAGCTGGCGCTGTCCGCCGCTGAAGGTGCAGGCGGCCTGACGCTTGTGCCGTATTTTGAAGGCGAACGGACGCCCAACCTTCCGGATGCCACAGGTTCCCTCCATGGGCTCACGGTTTCCAACTACACCCCCGCGAATCTGGCCAGGGCCGCCGTCGAAGGTGTCCTGTGCTCCTTGGCCGATGGCCTCGCCGCCCTGCAGGCGCAGGGCGTGGCGGCCAGCCGCATCATCCTGGTGGGCGGCGGCGCCCAGTCCGAGGCTGTGCAGCAGGTTGCGGCTGAAGTCTTCAGATTGCCGGTGTTCGTGCCCGCTCCAGGGGAATACGTGGCAAACGGTGCTGCACGGCAAGCGGCCGGCGTCCTTACGGGAAAGCTGCCCGATTGGCCGCTTGAAGGAATCGAGGTTGCTGCGTCGAAGACTTCCGGGACGCCGGCGTTCCTGACGAGGTACCGCCATTACGCCGCCAAGGCCGCCTTGGGCTGA
- a CDS encoding LacI family DNA-binding transcriptional regulator, producing MEDVARVAGVSHQTVSRVLNNHPNVSSKTRERVEQAITELGYRRNTAARSLVTRRSQTIGVLGSELAQYGPSHTLLGVQQAARDAGYFVSVAGLREVTPETIKDAMAHFMDQGVDGIVVTVPHPGTFDVLKDITAQVPLVAVGSVGDEHLSGATVDQREGARLAVQHLLGLGHKHIGHLSGPADWIDAVARTEGWRDALREAGLEPAALIEGDWSAECGYLEGLKIAAERSMTALFVANDQMALGVLRAFHEAGVRVPADISVVGFDDQPEAAYFIPPLTTVAQDFEELGQRCIGLLLDRLETGTTGTPVTVKPRLVVRSTTAPLSN from the coding sequence ATGGAGGACGTCGCCCGCGTTGCCGGCGTTTCCCACCAAACTGTGTCCCGTGTTCTGAACAACCACCCCAACGTGAGCTCAAAGACCCGGGAGCGCGTTGAGCAGGCAATCACTGAACTTGGGTACCGCCGCAACACCGCTGCACGCAGCCTGGTGACCCGGCGCTCCCAGACCATCGGTGTGCTGGGAAGCGAGTTGGCGCAGTACGGCCCGTCCCACACCCTTCTCGGAGTTCAGCAGGCAGCCAGGGACGCAGGCTATTTTGTCAGCGTCGCGGGCTTGCGGGAAGTCACGCCTGAAACCATCAAGGACGCCATGGCCCACTTCATGGACCAAGGCGTAGACGGCATCGTCGTGACAGTGCCGCACCCCGGAACCTTTGACGTCCTCAAGGACATCACCGCTCAAGTGCCGCTGGTGGCAGTGGGCTCTGTCGGCGACGAGCACCTCAGCGGCGCCACCGTGGACCAGCGCGAGGGAGCGCGCCTGGCCGTACAGCACCTCCTCGGGTTGGGTCACAAGCACATCGGGCATCTTTCCGGGCCTGCTGACTGGATTGACGCGGTTGCCCGCACCGAGGGTTGGCGGGATGCCCTGCGGGAGGCCGGCCTGGAACCAGCCGCCCTGATCGAAGGCGACTGGAGCGCTGAATGCGGCTACCTCGAGGGCCTGAAAATCGCGGCTGAGCGTTCCATGACGGCCCTGTTCGTCGCCAACGACCAAATGGCCCTCGGGGTGCTACGGGCGTTCCATGAAGCGGGCGTCCGGGTCCCCGCGGATATCAGTGTTGTGGGCTTCGACGACCAACCCGAAGCCGCCTACTTCATCCCGCCGCTGACCACCGTGGCCCAGGACTTTGAGGAGCTTGGGCAACGCTGCATCGGCCTGCTGCTTGATCGCCTGGAGACCGGCACTACGGGTACTCCGGTGACCGTGAAGCCCCGGCTCGTTGTCCGGTCCACCACGGCGCCCCTCTCGAACTAA
- the araB gene encoding ribulokinase, which produces MNTTENLPLDEQFVIGVDYGTLSGRAVVVRVSDGAELGSGVFEYPHAVVSDRLPTTGQRLPADWALQVPNDYRDVLRNAVPAAVADAGINPANVVGIATDFTACTMVPTTADGTPLNELERFADRPHAYVKLWRHHAAQPQADRINKLAEERGESWLPRYGGLISSEWEFAKGLQLLEEDPEVYGAMDHWVEAADWIVWQLCGSYVRNACTAGYKGIFQDGKYPSEDFLAALNPAFKDFVSEKLEHTIGRLGDAAGYLTEEAAAWTGLPAGIAVAVGNVDAHVTAPAANAVEPGQLVAIMGTSTCHVMNGDVLREVPGMCGVVDGGIVDGLWGYEAGQSGVGDIFGWFTKNGVPPHYHQAAAAKGLGIHEYLTELAEKQAIGEHGLIALDWHSGNRSVLVDHELSGVVVGQTLATKPEDTYRALLEATAFGTRTIVDAFRDSGVPVKEFIVAGGLLKNKFLMQVYADITGLQLSTIGSEQGPALGSAIHAAVAAGKYKDIREAAASMAAAPGAVYTPIPENVRAYEALFQEYRTLHDYFGRGTNSVMHRLKAIQRAAHTAITEGVNA; this is translated from the coding sequence ATGAATACCACTGAAAATCTCCCGCTCGACGAACAGTTCGTCATCGGCGTGGACTACGGCACCCTGTCTGGCCGCGCCGTCGTCGTGCGCGTCTCGGACGGTGCCGAACTCGGCAGCGGCGTGTTCGAATACCCGCACGCCGTTGTGTCCGACCGGCTGCCCACAACCGGCCAGCGGCTGCCCGCCGACTGGGCGCTCCAAGTGCCCAATGACTACCGCGACGTCCTGCGCAACGCGGTACCGGCCGCCGTCGCCGATGCCGGGATCAACCCGGCCAACGTGGTGGGCATCGCAACAGACTTCACCGCCTGCACCATGGTCCCGACGACGGCGGACGGCACTCCGCTGAATGAACTGGAACGCTTCGCGGACCGTCCCCACGCTTACGTCAAGCTGTGGCGTCACCACGCTGCGCAGCCGCAGGCCGACCGCATTAACAAGCTCGCCGAGGAACGCGGGGAGTCATGGCTTCCCCGGTATGGGGGCCTGATCTCCTCGGAATGGGAGTTTGCCAAGGGCTTGCAGCTGCTTGAGGAAGATCCCGAAGTTTACGGCGCCATGGACCACTGGGTTGAGGCGGCCGACTGGATCGTCTGGCAGCTGTGCGGCAGCTACGTACGCAACGCTTGCACTGCCGGCTACAAGGGCATCTTCCAGGACGGCAAGTACCCGTCCGAGGACTTCCTGGCGGCGCTGAACCCTGCGTTCAAGGACTTCGTGTCGGAAAAGCTTGAGCACACCATCGGCCGCTTGGGCGATGCCGCCGGGTACCTCACGGAAGAGGCTGCGGCCTGGACCGGTTTGCCCGCGGGAATTGCCGTAGCCGTGGGCAACGTGGACGCCCACGTTACCGCACCCGCTGCCAATGCTGTCGAGCCTGGGCAGCTCGTGGCCATCATGGGCACCAGCACCTGCCACGTCATGAACGGTGACGTCCTGCGTGAAGTGCCTGGCATGTGCGGCGTTGTGGACGGTGGCATCGTGGACGGATTGTGGGGCTATGAAGCCGGACAGTCCGGAGTTGGAGACATCTTCGGCTGGTTCACCAAGAACGGCGTCCCCCCTCACTACCACCAAGCCGCGGCCGCCAAAGGCCTGGGCATCCACGAATACCTCACCGAACTCGCAGAAAAGCAGGCAATCGGCGAGCACGGCCTCATCGCCCTGGACTGGCACTCAGGCAACCGTTCAGTGCTGGTGGACCACGAACTCTCCGGCGTCGTAGTGGGCCAGACACTTGCTACGAAGCCAGAGGACACTTACCGCGCGCTGCTGGAGGCCACGGCCTTCGGCACCCGGACCATCGTTGATGCATTCCGTGATTCCGGAGTACCGGTCAAGGAGTTCATCGTGGCTGGCGGACTCCTGAAGAACAAGTTCCTGATGCAGGTCTACGCAGACATCACCGGCCTCCAGCTCTCCACCATCGGCTCCGAGCAGGGACCCGCACTCGGCTCGGCAATCCACGCCGCTGTAGCCGCCGGGAAGTACAAGGACATCCGCGAAGCGGCAGCATCCATGGCAGCTGCCCCGGGCGCGGTCTACACGCCCATCCCTGAAAACGTCAGGGCCTACGAGGCACTTTTCCAGGAATACCGCACCCTGCACGACTACTTCGGACGCGGCACCAACAGCGTCATGCACCGCCTGAAGGCAATTCAGCGCGCTGCCCACACCGCCATCACAGAAGGGGTCAACGCATGA
- a CDS encoding L-ribulose-5-phosphate 4-epimerase, with amino-acid sequence MSTLLETIAKVRREVCDLHAELTRYKLVVWTAGNVSGRIPGYDLMVIKPSGVSYDELTPEQMVVTDLYGTPVRGINIGSGGTVDWGNPDLSPSSDTAAHAYVYRHMPEVGGVVHTHSTYATAWAARGEEIPCVLTMMGDEFGGPIPVGPFALIGDDSIGQGIVETLKNSHSPAVLMQNHGPFTIGKDARSAVKAAVMCEEVAKTVHVSRQLGEPLPIDQAKIDSLYNRYQNVYGR; translated from the coding sequence ATGAGCACGCTCCTTGAAACCATTGCGAAAGTCCGGCGCGAAGTCTGCGACCTCCACGCCGAGCTGACCCGCTACAAGCTGGTTGTCTGGACGGCGGGCAACGTCTCCGGCCGGATCCCTGGCTACGACCTCATGGTCATCAAGCCCTCAGGTGTCTCCTATGACGAGCTGACGCCCGAGCAAATGGTGGTCACGGACCTCTATGGGACTCCCGTCCGGGGCATCAATATCGGAAGCGGCGGAACCGTTGACTGGGGCAACCCGGACCTCTCGCCGTCCTCTGACACTGCAGCGCATGCGTACGTCTACCGGCACATGCCCGAAGTCGGCGGCGTGGTGCACACCCACTCCACGTATGCCACGGCCTGGGCCGCCCGCGGCGAGGAGATCCCCTGCGTGCTGACCATGATGGGCGATGAATTCGGCGGCCCGATCCCCGTGGGCCCGTTCGCGCTGATCGGAGACGATTCGATCGGACAGGGAATCGTGGAGACCCTCAAGAACTCCCACTCCCCCGCCGTGCTCATGCAGAACCACGGACCTTTCACCATCGGCAAGGATGCCAGGTCCGCGGTGAAAGCAGCCGTGATGTGCGAGGAAGTGGCAAAGACGGTCCACGTCTCCCGGCAACTCGGCGAACCCCTCCCCATTGACCAGGCCAAGATCGACTCGCTCTACAACCGCTACCAAAACGTCTACGGCCGCTAA